One Sander vitreus isolate 19-12246 chromosome 23, sanVit1, whole genome shotgun sequence DNA window includes the following coding sequences:
- the mgst1.2 gene encoding microsomal glutathione S-transferase 1.2, whose protein sequence is MATLMEDEVFMAFSTYAAIVIVKMLLMAPMTAYYRMTRGAFSNEEDVALKPAEERKKLLRTHADVERVRRCHQNDLENIVPFVMVGLLYALTGPELSTALLHFRVFAGSRIFHTISYVGALPQPSRALSWTAGMLVTFSMTYRVLSTVLLL, encoded by the exons ATGGCAACGCTGATGGAAGATGAGGTATTTATGGCTTTCAGCACCTATGCAGCTATTGTCATTGTGAAGATGTTGCTGATGGCGCCCATGACTGCATACTACCGCATGACCAGAGGG GCTTTCTCAAACGAGGAAGATGTGGCCCTGAAGCctgcagaggagaggaagaagctgCTGAGAACCCATGCAGATGTGGAGCGAGTTCGAAG GTGTCACCAGAATGACCTGGAGAACATTGTTCCCTTTGTGATGGTCGGCCTGCTCTACGCGCTGACTGGACCCGAGCTTTCTACTGCTCTGCTTCACTTCCGCGTGTTTGCCGGCTCTCGGATCTTCCACACCATCTCGTACGTTGGCGCTCTGCCTCAGCCCAGCAGGGCCCTGTCCTGGACAGCAGGCATGCTGGTCACCTTCTCCATGACTTACAGGGTGCTTAGCACCGTTCTCCTCCTTTAG